From a region of the Synchiropus splendidus isolate RoL2022-P1 chromosome 12, RoL_Sspl_1.0, whole genome shotgun sequence genome:
- the nt5c1bb gene encoding cytosolic 5'-nucleotidase 1A has translation MSELKPEEVAAEEADSADETDWAAAKAFFDNLKTNKPRPPKPKFAVTIAVSSRTLFNMVAERKLYEEEGVEKYVAFQVENENQPLKPGPAFPFVKALMQVNERLRQLYPDSEELFDIVLMTNNHAQVGVRLINSINHYDLTIERFCMTGGKSPIGYLKAYMTNLYLSKDPEKVTEAIEEGIAAATMFMPDTESDLCDTQLRVAFDGDAVLFSDESEIIVKKHGLDTFFEHEKEFENKPLAQGPLKCFLEALGKLQRKFYAKNQRLDCPIRTFLVTARSAASSGARVLKTLRSWGLEIDEALFLAGAPKGPLLQKIRPHIYFDDQMFHIEGAKELGTISAHVPYGIGQKYHRGKLIEPAADSK, from the exons ATGAGTGAGTTAAAACCAGAGGAAGTCGCCGCGGAGGAGGCGGACAGCGCTGACGAAACGGACTGGGCGGCCGCGAAGGCGTTTTTCGACAACCTGAAAACCAACAAACCTCGACCC CCCAAACCCAAGTTCGCCGTCACCATCGCCGTGTCCTCGCGCACCCTCTTCAACATGGTCGCGGAGAGAAAGCTGTACGAGGAGGAAGGGGTGGAGAAGTACGTGGCCTTCCAGGTGGAGAATGAAAACCAGCCCCTGAAGCCTGGACCCGCGTTCCCCTTCGTCAAG GCGCTGATGCAGGTGAACGAGCGTCTGAGACAGCTGTACCCCGACAGCGAGGAGTTGTTCGACATCGTCTTGATGACCAACAATCACGCTCAAGTCGGCGTCCGCCTCATCAACAGCATCAATCACTACG ACTTGACCATCGAGAGGTTCTGCATGACCGGAGGGAAGAGCCCCATCGGCTACCTGAAGGCCTACATGACCAACCTGTACCTGTCCAAGGACCCGGAGAAGGTCACCGAGGCCATCGAGGAAG GAATCGCCGCCGCCACCATGTTCATGCCCGACACCGAGTCAGACCTGTGCGACACGCAGCTGCGGGTGGCGTTCGATGGTGACGCCGTGCTCTTCTCCGACGAGTCGGAGATCATTGTCAAGAAGCACGGACTGGACACGTTCTTCGAGCACGAGAAGGAGTTTGAGAACAAGCCTCTGGCGCAG GGTCCGCTCAAGTGCTTCCTGGAGGCCCTGGGGAAGCTGCAGAGGAAGTTCTACGCCAAAAACCAGCGGCTAGACTGCCCCATCCGGACCTTCCTGGTGACGGCCCGCAGCGCCGCCAGCTCCGGCGCCCGGGTGCTGAAGACGCTGCGCAGCTGGGGGCTGGAGATCGACGAGGCTCTCTTCCTGGCCGGGGCCCCCAAAGGGCCCCTGCTGCAGAAGATCAGACCCCACATCTACTTCGACGACCAGATGTTCCACATCGAGGGAGCCAAGGAGCTGGGCACCATCTCGGCTCACGTGCCGTACGGCATCGGCCAGAAGTACCACCGAGGGAAGCTCATCGAGCCGGCCGCCGACAGCAAGTAG
- the LOC128768405 gene encoding cytosolic 5'-nucleotidase 1A-like → MSELKPEETVAAAPVENSEENPAFTIVVSDQSLFNMVEDGVEAKEEEPLKPGAAFPLVKALMQVNERLRLLRPDSEELFDIVLMTDSRAQVGLRLTNSIKHYELTVKKFDMMEGMSLIESLRACKAKLYLSKDPEKVTEVIQEGIGAGTMFTPDTMPDLSVEQLRVAFDGDSVLFSNESERVYQQRGQNLDAYFAYEKEHEDTPITDGPLKCFLEVLVKFQRKLSPNNEDQGPIRTFLVTSRSEGTFAEARARKTLRSWGLELDELWFLGRDPKGPVLQEIKPHIFFDDQMKHITGAVESGTISAHVPYGI, encoded by the exons ATGAGTGAACTCAAGCCCGAGGAAACTGTTGCTGCGGCACCTGTGGAGAACTCTGAGGAAAACCCAGCTTTTACCATCGTGGTGTCGGATCAGAGCCTGTTCAACATGGTGGAAGATGGAGTGGAAGCTAAGGAAGAGGAACCCCTGAAGCCCGGAGCTGCGTTCCCCTTGGTCAAG GCGCTGATGCAGGTGAACGAGCGTCTGAGACTTCTGCGTCCCGACAGCGAGGAGTTATTCGACATCGTCCTGATGACCGACAGTCGCGCTCAAGTCGGGCTCCGCCTCACCAACAGCATCAAGCACTACG AGCTGACCGTCAAGAAGTTTGACATGATGGAAGGGATGAGTCTGATCGAGTCCCTCAGGGCCTGTAAGGCCAAGCTGTACCTGTCCAAGGACCCGGAGAAAGTCACCGAGGTCATACAGGAAG GGATCGGCGCCGGCACGATGTTCACGCCCGACACCATGCCAGACCTGAGCGTCGAGCAGCTGCGGGTGGCGTTCGATGGAGACTCTGTGCTTTTCTCCAACGAGTCTGAAAGAGTCTATCAGCAGCGGGGACAGAATCTGGATGCTTACTTTGCCTATGAGAAAGAGCATGAGGACACGCCTATCACCGAC ggtcccctcaagtgctTCCTGGAGGTTCTGGTGAAGTTCCAGAGGAAGCTCAGTCCCAACAATGAGGACCAGGGTCCGATCCGGACCTTCTTGGTGACGTCCCGTAGCGAAGGCACATTCGCCGAAGCCAGGGCGAGGAAGACTCTGCGCAGCTGGGGGCTGGAGCTGGACGAGCTTTGGTTCCTGGGCAGGGATCCCAAAGGTCCTGTGCTGCAGGAGATCAAACCCCACATCTTCTTCGACGACCAGATGAAACACATCACTGGGGCCGTGGAGTCTGGCACCATCTCGGCTCACGTCCCCTACGGCATCTGA
- the syt14b gene encoding synaptotagmin-14b isoform X1, producing the protein MAFFKSFQQNLPSVNISSILDSVSSRVDDLATAVSDVTYAVSDQLTEQVSTIINKVQEEEDGEAGSSQESAQTAGAQEGKSANKSMWPMGRDSEVGLTNFMNNQSSDTTEAESTQSQLEWEWRDGCWRVKKTDAELAEEERRKKEEKELQEKREQRRRERRERQMEKEAKRKMEEEKAEGSDPEAELSEKTVGSEVMTNEDDTKLGRVDEPVESVERKEKEENEDEEEEREGNPDREGDDEQEEEPEVSGSKKKKKKSDKKKEKSEKSEETKKKDKKSKKKKKKKQKDEQEGVLSDSEEDKGLEASAVQQSATIVWSSKHKAGDQGGYHSEGSSEHVNSIQRIQKDPSFHELQPPPYQDEVSGVRGTSRSRQERGVRRGSPPQRCHSPNGSSEASEDQDTESYLNKACEEDIPSDSTAVVGPEDHSGPLLPSPYEPEPLAKYGTLDVAFEYDSGEQWLAVTVTAATDIPALKQTGNISWQVHLVLLPTKKQRAKTGVQKGPCPVFTETFKFSRVEQEALSDYAVRFRLYSIRRMKKEKVLGEKVFYLTKLNLQGKIALPVTLEPGSELTGCGSVVSVSRSGGALSYRSAEDTSSPEILLGLIYNSATGRLSAEVIQGSHFKTPASEKPVNGLFCCIKHFVGGQLYIMRDTYVRLTMLDSKGKQMSKYRTAVCRGQPNPTYKETFVFQVALFQLSEVSLVLSVFCRRSSMRPRERLGWVSLGLDSTSEEQQAHWAQMKEAEGQQVCHWHTLTDT; encoded by the exons ATGGCTTTCTTCAAAAGCTTCCAGCAGAACCTTCCATCTGTCAACATTTCCTCCATCTTGGACTCGGTCAGCAGCCGCGTGGACGACTTGGCCACTGCGGTCAGCGACGTCACCTATGCTGTCAGTGACCAGCTGACGGAGCAGGTCAGCACCATCATAAACAAggtgcaagaggaggaggatggggaGGCCGGCAGCAGCCAGGAGTCCGCTCAGACGGCCGGCGCACAGGAAGGGAAGTCGGCCAATAAGAGCATGTGGCCGATGGGTCGAGACTCGGAAGTGGGTCTCACAAACTTCATGAACAACCAGAGCAGCGACACCACTGAAGCAGAGAGCACTCAGAGTCAGCTGGAGTGGGAGTGGAGGGATGGATGCTGGAGAGTGAAGAAGACAGACGCCGAGTTAgccgaggaggagaggaggaagaaggaggagaaggagctgcaggagaagagagagcagaggagacgGGAAAGGAGAGAAAGGCAGATGGAGAAAGAAGCcaagaggaagatggaggaggagaaggcggaGGGTAGCGATCCAGAAGCAGAGCTGTCAGAGAAAACGGTCGGCAGTGAGGTGATGACCAACGAAGACGACACCAAGCTGGGAAGAGTAGACGAACCTGTGGAGTCTgttgaaaggaaagaaaaggaggagaacgaggacgaagaggaggagagagaaggaaacCCCGACAGAGAAGGGGATgacgagcaggaggaggagccagaAGTCTCAGGatccaagaagaaaaagaagaagtctgacaagaaaaaggaaaaaagtgagaagtcggaagagacaaagaagaaggacaagaagagcaagaagaagaagaagaagaaacagaaagaCGAGCAAG AGGGAGTTTTGTCCGACAGCGAGGAGGACAAAGGCCTGGAGGCTTCGGCCGTCCAGCAGAGTGCCACCATCGTATGGAGTAGCAAACACAAGGCCGGTGACCAGGGAGGCTACCACAGCGAGGGCTCCAGCGAGCATG TCAACAGCATCCAGAGAATACAGAAGGACCCGTCCTTCCACGAGCTGCAGCCTCCTCCGTACCAGGACGAGGTCTCGGGAGTGAGGGGGACCTCGCGCTCCAGACAGGAGAGGGGTGTCCGCCGGGGGTCGCCCCCACAGCGCTGCCACAGCCCCAACGGCTCCAGCGAGGCCAGCGAGGACCAGGACACAGAGAGCTACCTCAACAAGGCTTGTGAGGAGGACATCCCCAGCGACAGCACGGCGGTGGTGGGGCCAGAG GACCATTCTGGGCCACTGCTGCCGTCCCCCTACGAGCCAGAACCTCTGGCCAAGTACGGTACTTTGGACGTGGCCTTCGAGTACGACTCCGGCGAGCAGTGGCTGGCCGTCACCGTCACCGCGGCGACCGACATCCCGGCGCTCAAGCAGACGGGAAACATCTCCTGGCAGGTCCACTTGGTCCTGCTGCCCACCAAGAAGCAGCGGGCCAAAACAGGGGTCCAGAAGGGCCCGTGTCCCGTCTTCACTGAGACCTTCAAGTTCTCCAGGGTGGAGCAGGAGGCGCTGAGCGACTACGCCGTGCGCTTCCGCCTCTACAGCATCCGCAggatgaagaaggagaaggtcCTGGGGGAGAAGGTCTTCTACCTGACCAAGCTCAACCTGCAGGGGAAGATCGCCCTGCCCGTCACGCTGGAGCCCGGATCCGAACTCACA GGCTGCGGCTCGGTGGTCAGCGTGTCCCGCAGCGGCGGGGCTCTGTCCTACCGCTCAGCCGAGGACACCTCATCCCCGGAGATCCTGCTGGGTCTCATCTACAACTCGGCCACCGGGCGGCTGTCGGCCGAGGTGATCCAGGGGAGCCACTTCAAGACCCCGGCGTCTGAAAAACCCGTCA acgGGCTGTTTTGTTGTATAAAACATTTCGTAGGCGGACAACTTTATATCATGAGAG ACACATACGTCAGGCTGACGATGCTGGACTCCAAGGGGAAGCAGATGTCCAAGTACCGGACCGCAGTGTGTCGCGGTCAGCCGAACCCGACCTACAAGGAGACCTTCGTCttccaggtggcgctgttccAGCTGTCCGAGGTCTCGCTGGTGCTCTCGGTCTTCTGCCGCCGCAGCAGCATGCGGCCGCGCGAGCGACTGGGCTGGGTCTCCCTGGGCCTGGACAGCACCAGCGAGGAGCAGCAGGCCCACTGGGCCCAGATGAAGGAGGCAGAGGGGCAGCAGGTTTGTCACTGGCACACGCTCACGGACACATAA
- the syt14b gene encoding synaptotagmin-14b isoform X2, which yields MAINGGGRNCGVHELICARRVSPELLGALSSVAAFLALVALFFLYISNKRSVESPDTLLHLSDYRSSQPEGVLSDSEEDKGLEASAVQQSATIVWSSKHKAGDQGGYHSEGSSEHVNSIQRIQKDPSFHELQPPPYQDEVSGVRGTSRSRQERGVRRGSPPQRCHSPNGSSEASEDQDTESYLNKACEEDIPSDSTAVVGPEDHSGPLLPSPYEPEPLAKYGTLDVAFEYDSGEQWLAVTVTAATDIPALKQTGNISWQVHLVLLPTKKQRAKTGVQKGPCPVFTETFKFSRVEQEALSDYAVRFRLYSIRRMKKEKVLGEKVFYLTKLNLQGKIALPVTLEPGSELTGCGSVVSVSRSGGALSYRSAEDTSSPEILLGLIYNSATGRLSAEVIQGSHFKTPASEKPVNGLFCCIKHFVGGQLYIMRDTYVRLTMLDSKGKQMSKYRTAVCRGQPNPTYKETFVFQVALFQLSEVSLVLSVFCRRSSMRPRERLGWVSLGLDSTSEEQQAHWAQMKEAEGQQVCHWHTLTDT from the exons ATGGCGATAAACG gAGGGGGGAGGAACTGTGGTGTTCATGAGCTCATCTGTGCCCGACGAG TGTCTCCGGAGCTCCTGGGTGCCTTGTCGTCTGTCGCAGCCTTCCTCGCCTTGGTTGCTCTGTTTTTCCTCTACATCAGCAACAAGCGGTCGGTGGAAAGTCCCGACACTCTGCTGCATCTCAGCGACTACAGAAGCAGCCAGCCAG AGGGAGTTTTGTCCGACAGCGAGGAGGACAAAGGCCTGGAGGCTTCGGCCGTCCAGCAGAGTGCCACCATCGTATGGAGTAGCAAACACAAGGCCGGTGACCAGGGAGGCTACCACAGCGAGGGCTCCAGCGAGCATG TCAACAGCATCCAGAGAATACAGAAGGACCCGTCCTTCCACGAGCTGCAGCCTCCTCCGTACCAGGACGAGGTCTCGGGAGTGAGGGGGACCTCGCGCTCCAGACAGGAGAGGGGTGTCCGCCGGGGGTCGCCCCCACAGCGCTGCCACAGCCCCAACGGCTCCAGCGAGGCCAGCGAGGACCAGGACACAGAGAGCTACCTCAACAAGGCTTGTGAGGAGGACATCCCCAGCGACAGCACGGCGGTGGTGGGGCCAGAG GACCATTCTGGGCCACTGCTGCCGTCCCCCTACGAGCCAGAACCTCTGGCCAAGTACGGTACTTTGGACGTGGCCTTCGAGTACGACTCCGGCGAGCAGTGGCTGGCCGTCACCGTCACCGCGGCGACCGACATCCCGGCGCTCAAGCAGACGGGAAACATCTCCTGGCAGGTCCACTTGGTCCTGCTGCCCACCAAGAAGCAGCGGGCCAAAACAGGGGTCCAGAAGGGCCCGTGTCCCGTCTTCACTGAGACCTTCAAGTTCTCCAGGGTGGAGCAGGAGGCGCTGAGCGACTACGCCGTGCGCTTCCGCCTCTACAGCATCCGCAggatgaagaaggagaaggtcCTGGGGGAGAAGGTCTTCTACCTGACCAAGCTCAACCTGCAGGGGAAGATCGCCCTGCCCGTCACGCTGGAGCCCGGATCCGAACTCACA GGCTGCGGCTCGGTGGTCAGCGTGTCCCGCAGCGGCGGGGCTCTGTCCTACCGCTCAGCCGAGGACACCTCATCCCCGGAGATCCTGCTGGGTCTCATCTACAACTCGGCCACCGGGCGGCTGTCGGCCGAGGTGATCCAGGGGAGCCACTTCAAGACCCCGGCGTCTGAAAAACCCGTCA acgGGCTGTTTTGTTGTATAAAACATTTCGTAGGCGGACAACTTTATATCATGAGAG ACACATACGTCAGGCTGACGATGCTGGACTCCAAGGGGAAGCAGATGTCCAAGTACCGGACCGCAGTGTGTCGCGGTCAGCCGAACCCGACCTACAAGGAGACCTTCGTCttccaggtggcgctgttccAGCTGTCCGAGGTCTCGCTGGTGCTCTCGGTCTTCTGCCGCCGCAGCAGCATGCGGCCGCGCGAGCGACTGGGCTGGGTCTCCCTGGGCCTGGACAGCACCAGCGAGGAGCAGCAGGCCCACTGGGCCCAGATGAAGGAGGCAGAGGGGCAGCAGGTTTGTCACTGGCACACGCTCACGGACACATAA